The Novipirellula caenicola genome segment CCGATCGGTTTTGCGTTTGGTTCAATCGGATCGCTCGGGGCAGGTCGAAGCTCAGGCACTGTCATTGTCAGACGCGACTAGTGCACGACGTCGGATTTGGAGAAGCCTTCCTTTTCCAAAGCGGTCAGAGCTTGGCCGACATCAAAGCCCGGTTTGTAGTGCACGATCACTTGTCGATTGTCGATGATGCCTTCTTCTTTCTGTGCAGCCAACTCGACGGTTTCCACCGCTTCGGTGTTTTCCAGTACTTCCTTGACACGGGGGTAGCACGACACCGAGCAGTGCATTTCAGGAACCGCAAGCGTCAGCGTTCCTTCGTCGGCCATCACTTCGCTGGACACCGTTTCGGTCTTCGCACTGGCCACTTCGTTTGTGGGTTGTGCCGGGTTAGGGGGCATTTTTGCAATAGCCACCATGATGATAACGGCGGCAAGGGCTGCGATCGCGTAAGCAATTCCACGCATAGAAGGTCTCTCTGAATCAATGGTAAATCGTGAAAGGAAAAAGGGTAAAAGTTTGGTTTGACTGTAGCGTGCATGCCGCC includes the following:
- a CDS encoding heavy-metal-associated domain-containing protein; translated protein: MRGIAYAIAALAAVIIMVAIAKMPPNPAQPTNEVASAKTETVSSEVMADEGTLTLAVPEMHCSVSCYPRVKEVLENTEAVETVELAAQKEEGIIDNRQVIVHYKPGFDVGQALTALEKEGFSKSDVVH